The Pyxidicoccus sp. MSG2 DNA segment CGGCTCCACCTCCGCGCGCCAGAGCCGCCGCACCTCCCATGCGAAGAGGCCCACCGCCACCAGCGCGCCCAGGCCCAGGCCCCAGGGCAGCAGCCCCACCCGCGTGGCCCGGGCCCTCGCGAAGCCCGCCTCGCGCGGCCGGTCCGGCACGGCCGGGTCCACCAGCAGCTTCACCTTCGCGCCCCGCCCCAGCCCTTCCGCGTACTCCGCGTAGGTGCGCACGCCAGAGACGGAGTGCTCCCGGTCCTGGTACGTGTAGAGCACCTCCAGCGCGCCTTCCGCTCCGTCACGCGCGTCGGGCGGCGGCAGGCGGGAGGCCACCACCAGCCCGTCGATTTCCTCCGCGCGCGCGGCGAAGCCCTGCTCCTCGACGAAGAAGCGCCCGGCCCAGGCGCCCCCGGTGCCGAGCAACGCGATGAAGGCGAGGCCCAGCACCACGCCTCGCACGAGGCGCACCACCGCGCCGGGCACCTGCGTCAGTCGCACCTTCCGGGGAGCATGGGGAATGGCCAGCTGCATGCGGCGGCCAGCCTACCCCACCTGCGTGCCGTCCCGTGGGGGCCTGTCCCGCGAGGGCCCGAGGCGGACCGGCTCGCCTGCCATCGCCGCCCGGAAGTTGCTGCACAAGGTGCCCCGCCCTTCCTCAGGGGCGACGAAGCGTGAGGCGTGTCACGTCGGCTCGGGCGGCAGCCGCACCCACACCCCGCGGAAGCGCTTGCGCGCCGGGTCCTTCAATCGCTTGCACTCCACTCCGTCGAGCTGAACCGTCCCGTCGTCGCTCAGGAGCAGGACTTCGTCCGCCTGCTCCGGCGTGAAGAAGGCCTCGGGGTTCAGCCCGGTCAGGTCCACCTCCGAGGCGAGCACGGGCGCATCGTCCCCGCCGCGCCAGGTGAACAGGCGGGACGTCGCCTCGCTCGCGGTGCCGCCGCTGATGATGAGGTAGCGCCCGTGCCACCACGACAGCGAGCGGATGCCCAGGCCGCCCAGGTCCAGCAGCCTCGGCTCGCCCAGGCGGGCCCGCGCGCCCTCGCGCACCACCTCCGTCGGGTTCAGCAACGGGACGATCAGCGCCCGGCCCCGCGGGACGGGGCTGCGGAAGCCGATGAGGAGCGACGTGCCATCCGCCATCGCCGTCAGTCCCTCGATGTTCAACCCGCCCGGCGATTTCGGCGCCAGCCCCTCGGCGTGCTCGAGCGCGAAGGGGGCCATGCGCGGGTCCGCGAGCAGGTCATCCAGGAGGTGCGAGTACGGCTGCCCCACCACCTTCGGGCCCCCGTCCGTCTCCTCCGTGGCGAAGAAGCGCAGGCGGCTCGGTTGCTTCTTGCCGGAGCTGTTCCGGCCATGTGACGTAATCCAGAAGGACAGCGAGCCCAGCCCCGTCGCCGCCTCGATGTCCGCCTCTGGAGGCTTCTTCTTCGCGGGCAGCTCCAGGTCCGGAGACAGGTCCACGCTCCGCACCGGGGCGCCGCCGCGCCGGGCGTCGTAGACGCGGAGGATGTTGTCCTCGTCGTCCCCCACCACGAACTTGTCGCCCCCGAGCGCCACCGCGCCCGAGGCATCACACATTCCCTCGAAGATGACGGAGGCTCGCGAAGCCGCCGCCGTGCTCGCGGAGGCGGCGACGGACTGTTGCTCGGACACACCCCGGGCGGCGCAGCCCGTGGCCAGGAATCCCACACAGATGAAAACCAGCCTCATGGGCTCCCTTCTTGGCACGAAGGGAGCCTCCGGGAAGTGGCGGTAAACGCTCTGTAATATGACCGACAGCCGGAAGCCGAACCTGGCTACTCCAGCTCCCGCTGCAGCCGCGCCAGGAGGTTCAGCGCGTCCAGCGGCGTCATCCGGTCGACGGTGACGGCCTTCAGCGTGTCCAGCGCCTTCTGCTGCGCGGGCGACAGCGCCGGGGACGCCTGGAGCACGGGCGCCGGCTCCGCCACGAACAGCCCGAGCTGCCCCGCCGACGTGCCCTTCTTCCCCGACTGCCGCACCGCCACCCGGGGCCGGCCCGCGTCGTCCAATTCGCCCGACTCCAGGTTCTGCAGGAGCTCGCGCGCCCGGGACACGACTTCCGGCGGCAGGCCGGCCAGCTTCGCCACTTCGATGCCGTACGAGCGGCTCGCCCCGCCCGGCACCAGCTTGCGCAGGAAGATGACCTTGCCGCCCTGCTCCTTCACGGCGATGCACAGGTTCTTCACCCGGGTCCGCTCGCGGGCCAGGTCCACCAGCTCGTGGTAGTGCGTGGCGAACAGCGCCCGCGCCCCCACCGTGTCGTGCAGGTGCTCCGCCACCGCCCAGGCGATGGAAAGCCCGTCGAAGGTGGACGTGCCACGGCCAATCTCGTCCAGGATGATGAGGCTCCTGCGCGTGGCGTGGTGGAGGATGTGGCTCGTCTCCGTCATCTCCACCATGAAGGTGGACTGCCCGCGCGCCAGGTTGTCCGCCGCGCCCACGCGCGTGAAGATTCTGTCGCACAGGCCGATGCGCGCCGCCTTCGCCGGGACGAACGAGCCCGCCTGCGCCATCAGCGCCGTCAGCGCCACCTGCCGCATCACCGTGCTCTTGCCCGCCATGTTGGGGCCGGTGATGACGAGCAGCTGCGCGTCCTCCGGGTCCATCCGCACGTCGTTGGGGACGAAGGACTCGCCCGCCCCCAGCATGCGCTCCACCACCGGGTGCCGGCCGGACGTGATTTGCAGCACCTCCGACGCGTCCACCTCCGGCCGCGTGTAGCCGTACTCCGCCGCGCAGCGCGCGAAGGACAGGAGCGAGTCACACGCCGCCACCGCCTCCGCGGCAGAGCGGATGCGCGGCGCCTCCGCCACGACCTTCGCCCGCAGCTCCTCGAAGAGCTGCAGCTCCAGCACGCACCGCTTCTCCTCCGCGGTGAGCACCTGCTCCTCGTACTCCTTCAGCTCCGGCGTGACGAAGCGCTCCGCCCCCACCGTCGTCTGCTTGCGGATGTAGTCCGAGGGCACGAGGTGCAGGTTCGCCTTCGTCACCTCCAGGTAGTACCCGAAGACCTTGTTGTAGCGGACCTTCAGCGAGGAGATGCCCGTGCGCTCCTTCTCCCGCTGCTCCACTTGCAGCAGCACGTCCTTGCCGGACGTGGACAGCGCCACCAGCCGGTCGAGCTCTGCATGGAAGCCCGGGCGGATCATCCCGCCGTCCTTCAGCGTCACCGGCGGCTCGTCCGCCACCGCGCGCCCGAGGAGCTCCGCCAGTTCCGGCAGTGCGGTCAGCGGCCCGGACAGCGACTGGAGCAATGCGGACTGGCACCGCGCCAGCGCCGCCCCCAGCCGCGGCAGCCCCACCAGCGACACGCCCAGCGCGCGTAGATCCCGCGCATTGCCCGCCCCCAGCGACAGCCGACCGCACAGCCGCTCCAGGTCGCCCACCTCCTTGAGGATGGTGGCCAGCTCCTCGCGCCACACGCTGCGCCCGGAAAGCTCCTCCACGGAGTCCAGCCGCGCGTGGATTTCCGGCAGCGAGCCCAGCGGCGACGCCAGCCAGCGCGCCAGCTTGCGCGCGCCCAGGCTCGTCACCGTCCTGTCCAGCACGCCCAGCAGCGAGCCCTTGCGCCCGCCGTCCCGCAGGGAGCGCAGCACCTCCAGGTTGGCCCGGGAGGACTCGTCCATCAGCAGATTGCCGGCGCGCTCCTGGCGACTCAACCGGTCCACGTGCGCCGCGGGCGTCTTCTGCGTGTCCTTGAGGTAGCGCAGCGCCGCGCCCGCCGCCCCGGTGGCCAGGGGCGCGTCGTCCAGTCCGAAGGCGGACAGCGACTGCACGGAGAAGTGGCTGCGCAGGTAGCCCGCGGCCCGCGTCGGCTCGAAGGCCGCCGCCTCACCCTCCGCCACCGCCGGCGTGCGCGACAGCCGGCCGCACAGCTGGGCGACTTCCGGCGAGTTGCGCTGCCCCTGTGGCACCAGCAGCTCCCGGGGCTCCACGCGCGACAGCGCCTCCGCCAGCTCCGCGGACGTGGCCGCCTCCAGCGCCATGAACTCGCCGGTGGAGGCCTCCAGGAGCGCCGCGCCCCAGCCCCGCTCGCCCCAGCACACGGCCGCGAGGAAGTTGCTGGCCGCGGGCTCCAGCACCTCGTCGTCCAGCACCATGCCGGGCGTAATCACCCGCGTGACGTCCCGCCGGACGATGCCGGGCCCGCTGCCGGCCTCCTCCACCTGGTCGCAGATGGCGACCTTCAGGCCCTCATTGATGAGCCGGGCGATGTAGCGGCGCGCCGAGTGGTACGGCACCCCGCACATGGGAATCTTGTCCGCGCCCTTGGCCCTCGCGGTGAGGGTGATCTGCAAGAGCTCCGAGGCGCGCACCGCGTCCTCGAAGAACATCTCGTAGAAGTCCCCCAGCCGGAAGAAGAGCACCGAGTCCGGGTGGAGGGCCTTCAGCTCCAGGTACTGCCGCATCATCGGTGTCAGGGAGGCGATTTCCCGCGCGCCCGCTCCCTCGCCCGTCCCCTGGCCGACGTCTGGAGTCACGTCCCCGGGGAGGTCCACCGCTGCCTTCACTGCCTTCGCCTGCTGCGTCACGGCCATCCCTGCCCTTCTCTCACGACCCGACCTGCGGATCAACGAACGCGCCACCCTACCTGCCGCGTTCCCTTACCATCCGCCACCGACACCCACCGACACCCTCCGGCCGAAAACGGATGCGCCCGTCCGCCCGGCCGTGCATGGTGCCCGGGCCATGGAGACGCCCCCGACGACGCCCCCGCCGCGCGCCTCGCCGCCGCCCCCCGTGCCGGCCCTCTTCCGTGCCGCCCTGTTCCCCCTCCAGGCGTTCTTCCGGCTGGAGGCCAGCAGCGGCATCCTCCTGGCACTCTCGGCCGTGGCCGCCATGGTGTGGGCCAACTCCCCCTGGGCGGGTGCCTACAACGCCCTGTTCGACGCGCACCTGGAGCTGGGCCTGGACGGTGCGCGGGCGGGCTTCAGCTTCCGCGAGTTCGTCAACGACGGGCTGATGACGCTCTTCTTCTTCGTGGTGGGCATGGAGATCAAGCGCGAGCTGACCTCCGGCGAGCTGCGCACCTTCTCCCGCGCGCTGCTGCCGCTCATCGCCGCGCTGGGCGGCATGGTGGTGCCCGCGCTGCTCTACATCGCCTTCAACCACGGCACTCCGTCCATGGCGGGCTGGGCCATTCCCATGGCCACGGACATCGCCTTCGCCATTGGTTGCCTCACCCTGGTGCAGGCCCGGGTGGGCCACGGGCTGGTGGTGTTCCTCACCGCGCTGGCCATCTTCGACGACATCGGCGGCATCCTCGTCATCGCCCTCTTCTACGGCACCGGGTTGCACGTGGACTGGCTGCTCGTGAGCGCGGGCGTGCTGGCGGCGCTGCTCGTGCTCAACCGCTTCTACGTGCGCAGCGGCATGGTGTACCTGCTGGCGGGGGCGGCGCTCTGGTACGCCATGCACCACGCGGGCATCCACGCCACGCTGTCCGGGGTGGCGCTGGGGCTGTTCATCCCCGCGCTCCCCACCCGCGGTGGCCGGGAGGTGCTGGAGGAGCTGGCCGGCTTCGCGTCCCAGTGCGTGCGCGAGGTGGGCGACGAGCAGGTGCGTGGCGCGCAGATTCTCTACATCGAGGAGCGCTTGCAGGACCTGGAGCCGCCGCTCAACCGCTTCGTGCACCTGTGGCACCCGTACGTGGCCTTCGGCATCGTCCCGCTGTTCGCGCTGGCCAACTCCGGCATCTCCCTGGAGGGCATGGGCTGGGGGGACCTCCTGAAGCCCCTGCCGCTGGGCATCATCGTCGGCCTCTTCGTCGGCAAGCAGCTGGGCATCTTCCTCTTCACCTGGGCGGCGGTGAAGGCGCGGGTGTCCGCCATGCCTGGGGGCGCGGGCCTGGGGCAGTTGCACGGCGTGGCGGTGGTGGCGGGCATCGGCTTCACCGTGGCGCTCTTCGTCGCGGGGCTGGCCTTCCTCCAGGAGCCGGACCTCTTGAGAGAGGCCAAGCTGGGCATCCTGGTGGGCTCGCTCCTGTCCGCGGTGGTGGGCTACGTGCTCCTGCGGTTCGTGGCGAAGCCGGTGGTCCCGGCGTAACGTAGGGACAAAGGGCGGCGTACGTGATTCTCCAGGACCTCAACCGCGTTCGGCAGATCTCCGTCATCGCGGCGCGCCACGGCTTTGGCGAGCTGGCCGAGCGCGCCGGCCTGTGGCGCATGCTGGGCCGCAAGGAGAAGGTGGAGGTCGCCCCGGAGACGCAGCGCGCGTCCACCGCCCGGCGCTTCCGCATGCTGCTCAGTGACTTGGGCCCCACCTTCATCAAGCTGGGCCAGGTGCTCTCCACCCGCGCGGACCTGCTGCCCGCGGAGTTCATCGACGAGCTGTCCCTCCTCCAGGACCACGTGGTCCCCATCCCCCTGGAGCAGGTGCACGCGCAGATTCGCGACTCGCTGGGCAAGGAGGTGGAGGAGCTCTTCGCGCAGATAGACCCGACGCCGCTGGCCGCCGCGTCCATCGCCCAGGTGCACCGGGCCGTCACGCTGGAGGGCGAGGAGGTGGTGGTGAAGGTGCAGCGGCCGGGCATCGCCGCGAGCATCGACTCGGACCTGGGGGTGCTGCGCAGCCTGGCGCGCCTGCTGGAAGCCGTGGTGGAGGAGACGGGCGTCTACACACCCACCGGCATCGTCGACGAGTTCGACCGGGCCATCCACGAGGAGCTGGACTTCCTCAACGAGGCCGACAACGTCCGCGCCTTCCTGGAGACCCACCGCGAGCGGCCGTACCTCAAGATTCCGCGCGTCTATGCCTCGCTGTCCAGCCGCACGGTGCTGACGCTGGAGTTCATCCGCGGGGTGAAGATCAACCAGGCGCAGCTTCCCGAGGAGGACCGGAAGGTCATCGCGAAGCACATCCTGGAGGCGAGCTTCCGCCAGCTCTTCACGGACGGCCTGTTCCACGGAGACCCGCACCCGGGGAACATCCTCCTGCTGGAGGACAACCGGCTGGCGCTGCTGGACTTCGGCGTGGTGGGGCGGCTGACGCGGCCCATGCAGGAGACGCTGGTGATGTTGTGCCTGTCGGTGGCGCTGAAGGACAGCGACTCGGTGGCTCGCATCCTGTACCGGGTGGGCGTGCCGGACGCGCGCGCCAACCTGGTGGGCTTCCGCAACGACATCGACGCGATTCTCGGCCAGCACCTCGCCACCACGCTGGGGCAGGTGGACACGCGCTCGCTGCTGCGGGACTTGCTGGACCTCGCGGTGAAGTACCGCATCCGGATTCCGAAGGAGTACGCGTTGCTCAGCCGCGCGTCCGTCTCCACGGAGGGCATGCTGCGCAGCCTCTACCCGGAGATGAACATCATCGAAATCGCGCTGCCCTACGCGAAGGAATTGCTCGCGGGGCGGTATGACCCGTCGCAGCTTCAGGGCGGGCTGATGCGGACGCTCCTGCGCTTCCAGTCCATGGCGGCGGACCTGCCCACGCAGCTGTCGCAAATCCTCCTGGACATGGAGTCCGGCAAGTTCACCGTCACGGTGCGCGCGGACCAGTTCGAGAAGCTGAACGAGAACATCCGCAGCGCGGCGGTGATTGCCTTCCTGGGCCTGTGCGCGTGCGGCTTCATCGTGGGGGCGTTCATCGCCTTCGCGCCCAAGCCGTGGATGTACGGCAACGTGCCGGTGCTGGGCGTGGTGGGCATCGCCTTCGCGGCGGCGCTGTTCGGCGCCGTCTTCACCTGGTACCTCTTCGGCGGGCGGGGGCTGGGCAAGGTTCGCCTGAGCCGCTGGCTGAAGAAGCCGCAGAAGAAGCGCAGGTAGCGCCCCGCGCGCGGTTACACCGGACGGCGGAACAGGTCCGCGAGGTCCGCCGGGAGCTGCGAGGCCACGGCCGCCACCTCGTCCTCGGGGATGCGATCCCGGATGGCGGTGAACACGACCGTCGTGATGCGGAAGGCCTGGTCCGCCGGGATGTGCAGGTGGTCCGCCACGTCGCCCATGAACTCGACGCGGTCCATGCGCCTGGCGTGCGACGGCCCCCGGTGGATGGTGCACGCGCCGAGCAGCTCGCCGATGCCTCCAGGCAGCGCGCGCATCAGCTTCACGTCCTCGCCGTCGGACAGGCGCCGGGCCAGGGTGCAGAACACGGCCTCGGCCGCCTGGCGCGCCTCCACGTTGTTCACCCGCAGCTCCTGACTGTTCTGGAGCTCGTCCAGGAACGGCTGGAGCTCGAGGGATTCGTCCCGCTCCTTCACCGGCACCTTGGAAACGTCGCGAGGGGGTTCGGTGTGCTGCGCCATGGGGTCGTCTCCTTGCTCGCGGTGGCTGCGTGTGCCCACGCCACCCGACGTCCGTCATGGTGGCCATGCCGCGCGCGGGCATCAGCGGAAGGAAGACGGCTCCTCCCGCCGCGAGCTCCGGGACGGGAGCCCGGACGGACGCCCGCCCCGTCCTGGAGGACCGGTTCGGGGTGTCCTGGTAGATCATCCTGGAGCCCATGGGCTTCGCGCCCGCGCGCATGTATCAGAAGGCGCTGTTCGACGCGGGCATCCCGCTCACGCAGTTCGGCGTGGATGACTGTCAGGCGGAGTACGAGCGGTTGGTGAAGCTCGGCGTGGTTTTCCGCAGCCCGCCTGTGTCCATGGGGCCGGTTGTCATCGCCTCGTTCGAGGACACCTGCGGCAATCTCATTCAGATGGCGCAGTTCCGTGGCTGAGCGGCGCGTCACCTGTGAGGGATTGTCGTCGCGCGTCGCGGCTGGACGGGTTTTCCTGGGATGGATAGGGTTTGGCCTCCCTCGTCATCCCATGGAGTCTCCGCGATGAGCCTCGTCAGAAGAGGTTGTGAGAGTCGCTGGCTGGGCGCTGCTCTGGGCCTGTTGCTTCTGGGCGCCTGTGGTGCGCCGGAGTCTCAGCCCGCCAGCACATCCGAGGTCGCGCGAGACGCGGTCGCGGGCGATGTGGCGGTGGCCTTGTCGGTGCCACACGCCGCGCTGGCGAGCAGCGAGTCGGTGTGGGTGACGGTGACGCTCACCAACGTGTCCAGTTCGCCGCTCCGCGTGTTGAAGCGGCACACCGTCATCGAGGGGCTTCGCGAGGACCTGCTCTCCGTGACGGTGGACGGCGCGAGCGTGCCGTATCAGGGACGGCGCTACCACTGGGCGCCGCCTCGGGAGACGGACTCCCTGCGCTTGGAGCCGGGCGAGCAGGTGTCGCACGTCGTGGACATCGGCGCGGTCTATGACCTGTCCCGCACGGGGCGCTACCGCCTGCGCTACCAGGCTCCTGCGGTGGATCCCGCGGACATCGCGGCCCTTCGCTCGGACGACCTGGAGGTGGACATCGCGGGCCGTCCCTTCGTGCCACCCTGGCGCGAAGCCCCTGGCACCATCTCCTCGCAGGCGCTCACCACCAGCCACTGCGTGGAGCCGACGCATCCGACCGCCACGCTCAATGCGGCGTTCTCCGCAGCGCGCGTCATGGCGGCGGATGGCCTCCAGTACTTCACGGCCTTCATCCCTCCCTCGCGTTACACGAACTGGTTCGGGACCCCCACCAGCTCTCGGGTCGCGACCGTGAAGCGCCACTTCCAGGCCATCTCGGGCGCCTTCGAGACCCAGTCGGTGGTCATCGATTGCAGCTGCACCGATGCGGATTCCTATACCTACGTCTACCCGAGCGACCCGTATCGCATCTTCGTGTGTGGCCTCTTCTGGGCCGCGCCGACGTATGGCACGGACTCCAAGGGCGGGTTGCTCGTCCACGAGATGAGCCACTTCATCGTCGTCGCGGGGACCGATGATTGGGCCACCGGGCAAGCCGCCTGCAAGTCCTTGGCGACGTCCAACCCCACCAAGGCCATCGACAACGCGGACAGCCACGAGTACTTCGCGGAAGACCTCTCGCAGTAGCGCCGCGCGGGACCGGCGCGCTCACGGGTCGAATCGGAACGCGGTCTCCGTGAGGGAGGCGCGCGGCAGGTGCCTGGACCACTGCTTGCGCACAGAGTCGAGGAACCGGTCGATGTTCGGTATGCGCGCGTTCGTATCACACGTCCTCGGCGGGGAAACCCGCGGCGCGCGCCACGCAATGCTCTCCAGAGAGGGGCCGATGGCCACGCCTGCCAGCGTGGGCCAGGGTCTCGCCAGTCCCGGCACGCCGCTGGAGCCGGCTGCTGGGGCCCGCGCCGGCCGGTCTGTGCCAGGACGCCTCCAGCGCAAGCTCGCCGTCGGGCGCACGGACGACCCGCTCGAACTCGAGGCCGACCGCATCGCCGATCAGGTGATGGGCGCGCCGGCCGCCGAAGTTGCGGTCACGCCCGCACCGGTGACCCTCAGCCGCAAATGCGCGGCCTGCGAGGAGGACGAGCGCCTCCACAGGAAGGAAGCAGACGCCGCGGCACCGACGCCCGCGGAGGCCCCTTCCGTCGTCCACCAGGTCCTGCGCTCGCCGGGCCAGTCGCTGGATGCGGCGACCCGGGCCTATTTCGAGCCGCGGTTCGGGCGCGACTTCGCGCAGGTCCGCGTTCATGCCGACGCGGAGGCCGCGGCGTCGGCGCAAGCCGTGCAGGCGCGGGCCTACGCCGTCGGATCGGACATCGTCTTCGGCTCCGGCCAGTACGCGCCCTCGACCGGGCCCGGGCGGCGCCTGCTGGCCCATGAGCTCGCCCATGTCGCGCAGCAGGAGCGCGGCGCCCCGTCATGGCTTCGCCGCGAGCCGCAGCTGCCCCTGGCCGCGCCCGAGCCGCAGTCCCTGCATAGGGATCTGGACCCTGCCGGCTTCGAGACCTCCGACCTCGAGCTCGAGGTCCAGCTCCTTCGACAATGGCTCGGCGCGCACGCCCAGGACCCCCGCGCCGACCATCTCCGGTCCGAGCTGACACGCCTCGAGCGCGCTCTGCAGATCAAGGAAAGGCCGTTCTCGCTCCGCTTCTCGGCGGCCTGGTACAAGGCCGAGAAGGCGATCGGGCGGGAGGTGTTCAAGATCCACGAGCAGTCGATCCTGCGCGGCGCCATGGAGATCAAGGAGCACGCCGTTCCCGCCGACGAGGTCTGGAAGCACGGCCTCGCCGCCGGCCTCTTCCTGGAGGGAGAGCGGCAGCTGGTCGAAGAGTGGACGCGATCCTGGGCAGACCAGAGGGGGTGGAGGCGCTGTACGTCGCGGCCGACATCCACAAGGCCTACGAGAAGTACCTCCCGGAGGTCCGGGCCAGCGGCATGTCCGTCCGGGCGCGATGGGACGAGTGCATGCGGCGTCGGGGCTTCGACGGGAACAACCTCGAGGCCGCCGCGTACGACCCCACCTGCTTCCACTCGGAAGCCGAGTTCGCAGAGGGCGCGATGCCCACGGGCGCCGCCGTCCAGCGCCCGAGGTTCGACGGATCGGCCAGCAGCAGGGGTGCGAGCACCAGCGGGGTGAAGGCGGCGTACATCACCGTCAGCAGAACCGCCGCCAGCCGGGCCTGCACGCTCGTCGCGATCGCCACGCCTGCGGCGATGTGGGCGACCCCGGTCGCATAGCCCCAGAATTCCTGCGACGGCGGCAGCCATCTCGGAACCAATGGGGCGGTGAGGCTCCTGTAGAAGAAGTGCGCGCCCCCGAACAGAGCGGCGAGGTGGTGCTGGAACAGCGCGTGCGCACCCAACGGGAGCGGTTGAGGGAGCTGAGTCCCCTACTTCGAGGGCGGAACCGAGGGGCCCTTCGGCGCCTCTCGGGTCAGCTCGTCACGGACCACCACCCCACCCTTCATGACGAACCGGACGCGCTGGAGCTCGGTGACGTCCGCCAGCGGGTCCCCGGTGACGGCGATGAGGTCTCCATAGCGCCCCGCCTCCAGCGTGCCGACGTGCTCCTGGAGGCTCAGCAACTCCGCCGCCCGCGAGGTGGCCGAGCGCAGCGCCTCCAGCGGCGGCAGGCCTGCCCGGTTGAGGGCCACCAGCTCCGTGGCGTTGCGCCCCTGCTGCCAGGCCGTGGCCGCGTCGAAGCCGCTGGCGAGCTTCACGCCGAGCTGATGCGCGAGCGCCACCGTCTTCCGGGCTGACGCCAGGCGTGTCTCGAAGTGGCTGCGCATGGCCGCGTCCGGGGCGCGCTCCACCAGGGCCTCGAGGATGCCGACCGTGGGCACCAGGAAGGCCCCCTTCTGGCGGATGAGCTCCAGGGCCGCGCGGTCCGCGTTGTGGCCATGTTCGATGGAGTCCGCGCCCGCCGTGAGCGCGTTGCGGATGCCCTCGGGCGTCATCGCGTGGACGGCCACCTTGCGCTTCGCCCTGTGCGCCTCGTCGATGATGACTCGCAGCTCGTCGATGGTGAGCGTGGGCGTGGCCCAGTCCGCATAGATTTTCAATAGGTCCGCGCCCTGGCCCAGCTGCTCGCGCGCGGCGCGACGGGCCTCCTCCACCCCGCTGACGAACTGCGCCCCCGTCGGCAGGTCCTTCACGTCGGGCGACGTGCCGAACGGGTGGTACGCCCCCACCGCCGCGATGCCCTTCGTGGCCACCAGCATGCGCGGCCCCTCCACCAGTCCCTGGCGGATGGCGTCGCGCAGGGCCACGTCGGCGAAGCCACTGCCCTCGTTCTCCACGTCGCGCACGGTGGTGAAGCCGGCGCGCAGCGTGGCCCGCGCATTCGCCGCGCCCTCCAGCGCCCGGGTGGCCTGGGACTTGGTGAGCAGCGCCAGCTCGTAGCCGTTCGGCACCTCCGACTCGCGCGCCATCAGGTGCGTGTGGCAGTCGATGAGCCCGGGCAGCACCGTGGCCGCCCCCAGGTCCACCACCTCGGTGCCCTCTGGGACTT contains these protein-coding regions:
- a CDS encoding M35 family metallo-endopeptidase, whose amino-acid sequence is MSLVRRGCESRWLGAALGLLLLGACGAPESQPASTSEVARDAVAGDVAVALSVPHAALASSESVWVTVTLTNVSSSPLRVLKRHTVIEGLREDLLSVTVDGASVPYQGRRYHWAPPRETDSLRLEPGEQVSHVVDIGAVYDLSRTGRYRLRYQAPAVDPADIAALRSDDLEVDIAGRPFVPPWREAPGTISSQALTTSHCVEPTHPTATLNAAFSAARVMAADGLQYFTAFIPPSRYTNWFGTPTSSRVATVKRHFQAISGAFETQSVVIDCSCTDADSYTYVYPSDPYRIFVCGLFWAAPTYGTDSKGGLLVHEMSHFIVVAGTDDWATGQAACKSLATSNPTKAIDNADSHEYFAEDLSQ
- a CDS encoding DUF4157 domain-containing protein, whose protein sequence is MFGMRAFVSHVLGGETRGARHAMLSREGPMATPASVGQGLASPGTPLEPAAGARAGRSVPGRLQRKLAVGRTDDPLELEADRIADQVMGAPAAEVAVTPAPVTLSRKCAACEEDERLHRKEADAAAPTPAEAPSVVHQVLRSPGQSLDAATRAYFEPRFGRDFAQVRVHADAEAAASAQAVQARAYAVGSDIVFGSGQYAPSTGPGRRLLAHELAHVAQQERGAPSWLRREPQLPLAAPEPQSLHRDLDPAGFETSDLELEVQLLRQWLGAHAQDPRADHLRSELTRLERALQIKERPFSLRFSAAWYKAEKAIGREVFKIHEQSILRGAMEIKEHAVPADEVWKHGLAAGLFLEGERQLVEEWTRSWADQRGWRRCTSRPTSTRPTRSTSRRSGPAACPSGRDGTSACGVGASTGTTSRPPRTTPPASTRKPSSQRARCPRAPPSSARGSTDRPAAGVRAPAG
- a CDS encoding amidohydrolase family protein, whose amino-acid sequence is MKRLAPVLSLLTLVLGAVAMAQSAASTEAPRRVAVRAARMLDVKSGKYVAQPVILIEGDRIVKVGPGLQVPEGTEVVDLGAATVLPGLIDCHTHLMARESEVPNGYELALLTKSQATRALEGAANARATLRAGFTTVRDVENEGSGFADVALRDAIRQGLVEGPRMLVATKGIAAVGAYHPFGTSPDVKDLPTGAQFVSGVEEARRAAREQLGQGADLLKIYADWATPTLTIDELRVIIDEAHRAKRKVAVHAMTPEGIRNALTAGADSIEHGHNADRAALELIRQKGAFLVPTVGILEALVERAPDAAMRSHFETRLASARKTVALAHQLGVKLASGFDAATAWQQGRNATELVALNRAGLPPLEALRSATSRAAELLSLQEHVGTLEAGRYGDLIAVTGDPLADVTELQRVRFVMKGGVVVRDELTREAPKGPSVPPSK